From Medicago truncatula cultivar Jemalong A17 chromosome 7, MtrunA17r5.0-ANR, whole genome shotgun sequence, a single genomic window includes:
- the LOC112416735 gene encoding ATP-dependent DNA helicase PIF1, with product MTHKHCFEAVDRTFRDILRFCNSRNLNLPFGGKVVVLGGDFRQILPVIPKGTRQKVVHATITSSYLWDFCEVMTLHTNMRLLTGSLDSDVKQRKDFSDWVLGIGDGSVGENDDDVDISVQIPDDFLIKSSGDSLASIVCSTYPSFLDNMNDLSFFKDRAILAPKNDDVDKINDYMLSLIPGDQKTYLSFDAPYSLNTDIDNPDDVHTTEFLNTITALGLPNHIVKLKVGVPVMLLRNIDHSSGLCNGTRLIITKMGKYVLEGKVISGSNIGHKVYIPRLSLTPDDIRIPFKFQRRQFPLTVSFAMTINKSQGQSLKHVGLYLSRSVFSHGQL from the coding sequence ATGACCCATAAACATTGTTTTGAAGCAGTTGATAGAACCTTCAGGGATATCCTTCGATTCTGTAATAGTAGAAACTTAAATCTTCCTTTTGGTGGAAAAGTTGTAGTCTTGGGAGGAGATTTTCGACAAATTTTGCCGGTTATTCCAAAAGGGACAAGACAAAAAGTAGTTCATGCTACAATCACCTCTTCATATCTTTGGGATTTTTGTGAAGTGATGACATTACATACAAATATGAGGCTACTAACTGGTAGTTTAGATTCAGATGTCAAGCAAAGAAAGGATTTCTCTGATTGGGTCTTAGGAATTGGTGATGGCAGTGTTGGGGAAAACGACGATGATGTGGATATAAGTGTCCAAATTCCTGatgattttcttataaaaagctCAGGTGACTCGCTTGCATCTATTGTTTGTAGCACATATCCATCATTCTTAGATAATATGAATGATCtatcattttttaaagataGGGCTATATTAGCTCCTAAGAATGATGATGTTGACAAGATCAATGATTACATGTTGTCATTAATTCCTGGCGATCAGAAAACATATCTAAGTTTTGATGCTCCATACTCACTCAATACAGATATTGATAATCCAGATGATGTGCACACTACAGAATTTCTAAACACAATTACTGCTTTGGGACTTCCAAATCATATAGTGAAACTAAAAGTTGGAGTGCCAGTAATGTTGTTGAGAAACATAGATCATTCTTCAGGATTATGCAATGGAACTCGGCTGATCATTACAAAGATGGGAAAATATGTTCTCGAAGGAAAAGTGATATCAGGAAGCAATATTGGCCACAAGGTTTATATACCTAGATTATCATTGACACCTGATGATATTAGAATTCCTTTCAAATTCCAAAGGAGGCAATTTCCTTTGACTGTttcatttgcaatgactattaatAAAAGTCAAGGGCAATCGTTAAAGCATGTAGGGTTGTATCTTTCTCGTTCAGTTTTCTCACATGGTCAACTATAA
- the LOC11430697 gene encoding kinesin-like protein KIN-14I isoform X2: MASSEASFSFSVASVVEDVLQQHGHRLQDLDLESRKAQQAASRRYEAAGWLRKMVGVVAAKDLPAEPSEEEFRLGLRSGIILCNVINKFQSGAVPKVVESPVDSALIPDGAPLSAYQYFENVRNFLVAVQEIGLPTFEASDLEQGGKSSRIVNCVLALKSYGEWKQNGANGVWKFGGNLKPTISAKSLVRKNSEPFTNSLSRTSSINEKTLATLNSDVESNKMSSSHSLSMLVRSILSDKNQDEIPMLVESVLNKVVEEFEHRIASQGEQVENKIHMVAKKEDHIEKNRVAAEELQSQHLKQQMLFDQQQRDIQELKLTLHTTKAGMQFMQMKFRDEFTNLGTHIRGLAHAASGYHRVLEENRKLYNEVQDLKGSIRVYCRVRPFFPGQRNQFSAVENIEDETITVSIPSRNGKGQRSFNFNKVFGSSATQAEVFLDMQPLIRSVLDGYNVCIFAYGQTGSGKTYTMTGPKEITEKSQGVNYRALSDLFMIADQRKDTFHYDVYVQMIEIYNEQVRDLLVTDGTNRRLEIRSSSHKGLSVPDASLVSVSSTFDVIDLMNLGHRNRAVGATALNDRSSRSHSCLTVHVQGRDLTSGATTRGCMHLVDLAGSERVDKSEATGDRLKEAQHINKSLSALGDVIASLAHKNSHVPYRNSKLTQLLQDSLGGQAKTLMFVHISPESDAIGETISTLKFAERVATVELGAARVNKDGANVKELKEQIASLKAALARKEGEPEHSFSGSSEKYRTKASEPSPYHINQRVADTGDQLGCRRPMVEVGNIELQSKTVLRQKTQSFDFDEISANSPPWPPVNSLGQDNGEDEKETGSGEWVDKVMVKKLEANKTENLLGCWQESNGNLSESFYQTYLQDSSKMYSEQSYNMFMGGNQFNSINMGSDDNTDEVDAITSDSSEPDLLWQFNHSKLSSLTNGIGTKAMRSVSKATKSPELSKSFVHSSLGPSPSLKQSKVVSHRTGRSPAPVDMKRKIGRK, encoded by the exons ATGGCATCATCAGAGGCATCGTTTTCCTTTTCAGTTGCGTCTGTTGTTGAAGATGTGCTTCAACAACACGGTCATCGTCTCCAAGATCTTGATTTAGAATCTAGAAAAGCACAACAAGCTG CATCTAGAAGATATGAAGCGGCAGGGTGGTTGAGAAAAATGGTCGGAGTTGTTGCCGCGAAAGATTTACCAGCAGAGCCATCTGAGGAAGAGTTTAGGCTTGGTTTGAGAAGTGGGATTATTCTTTGTAATgttattaataaatttcaaTCTGGAGCTGTTCCTAAG gtTGTGGAGAGTCCTGTTGATTCTGCACTGATCCCTGATGGAGCCCCATTATCAGCATATCAGTATTTTGAAAATGTGAGGAATTTTCTGGTGGCTGTACAAGAAATTGGACTTCCTACTTTTGAGGCATCTGATCTGGAACAA GGAGGAAAATCATCCAGGATTGTGAACTGCGTCTTGGCCCTTAAATCCTATGGTGAATGGAAACAAAATGGGGCAAATGGTGTGTGGAAATTTGGTGGAAATCTCAAACCTACCATCTCTGCAAAATCTCTTGTGAGAAAAAACTCAGAACCATTTACTAATTCCTTGTCAAGGACCTcatcaatcaatgaaaaaacTCTGGCTACTCTTAATTCTGATGTTGAGTCTAATAAAATG TCTAGTTCCCATTCTTTGAGCATGCTTGTTCGTTCTATTCTGTCAGATAAGAACCAAGATGAAATTCCAATG TTGGTTGAATCCGTTTTGAATAAGGTTGTAGAAGAGTTTGAACATCGTATCGCAAGCCAAGGCGAACAG GTGGAGAACAAGATTCATATGGTAGCAAAGAAAGAGGATCACATTGAAAAGAATCGTGTGGCTGCTGAGGAATTGCAAAGCCAACACCTGAAGCAACAAATGCTCTTTGACCAACAACAAAGAGACATTCAA GAGCTAAAGCTTACTCTTCACACCACAAAAGCTGGAATGCAGTTCATGCAAATGAAATTTCGTGACGAGTTTACCAATCTTG GAACGCACATTCGTGGCTTAGCTCACGCTGCTTCTGGATATCATAGAGTTCTTGAAGAAAATCGTAAACTATACAATGAAGTTCAAGATCTTAAGG GAAGTATTAGGGTATACTGTCGAGTAAGACCCTTCTTTCCCGGACAACGAAACCAATTTAGCGCAGTAGAAAATATAGAAGATGAAACTATCACAGTTAGTATTCCGTCAAGGAATGGGAAGGGACAAAGATCCTTCAACTTTAACAAAGTCTTTGGATCATCTGCTACCCAAG CGGAGGTCTTCCTTGATATGCAACCACTTATTAGATCTGTTCTTGATGGCTATAATGTTTGCATATTTGCATATGGCCAAACAGGATCTGGAAAAACTTACACGATG ACTGGACCGAAAGAAATCACAGAGAAAAGCCAAGGTGTAAATTATAGGGCTCTAAGTGATTTGTTTATGATAGCAGATCAAAGAAAGGACACTTTCCACTATGATGTTTATGTTCAAATGATTGAGATTTATAATGAGCAAGTCAGGGATCTATTGGTCACTGATGGAACAAACAGAAG ATTAGAAATTCGTAGTAGCTCTCACAAAGGGCTCAGTGTGCCAGATGCAAGCCTTGTCTCTGTGTCATCAACCTTTGATGTTATCGACCTAATGAACCTTGGGCACAGGAACCGTGCAGTTGGAGCAACCGCCCTTAACGACCGCAGTAGTCGATCTCATAG TTGCTTGACTGTTCATGTTCAAGGAAGAGATTTGACATCTGGAGCTACCACCCGCGGATGCATGCATTTGGTTGACTTAGCAGGAAGTGAGAGGGTAGATAAGTCTGAGGCCACCGGAGATAGACTGAAAGAGGCACAACATATTAACAAATCTCTATCAGCTTTGGGTGATGTCATTGCGTCCCTTGCTCATAAAAACTCACACGTACCTTATAGAAATAGTAAGCTCACACAATTGCTCCAAGATTCACTAG GAGGACAGGCTAAGACACTGATGTTTGTTCACATAAGTCCAGAAAGTGATGCAATTGGAGAAACAATTAGCACTTTAAAATTTGCAGAAAGAGTTGCTACAGTTGAACTTGGTGCTGCTCGAGTAAACAAAGATGGTGCCAATGTTAAAGAGCTCAAAGAACAG ATTGCCAGTCTTAAGGCAGCATTGGCAAGAAAAGAAGGGGAACCGGAACATTCTTTTTCCGGAAGCTCTGAAAAATATAGGACAAAGGCTAGTGAGCCATCTCCTTATCACATAAACCAGCGAGTTGCAGACACTGGTGATCAGCTTGGATGCCGGCGACCAATGGTTGAAGTTGGCAACATTGAG CTTCAGAGTAAAACCGTATTGAGGCAGAAAACTCAAAGCTTTGATTTTGATGAGATATCAGCAAATTCACCACCATGGCCTCCAGTGAATAGTCTTGGACAAGACAACGGGGAGGATGAAAAAGAAACAGGTTCAGGAGAATGGGTTGATAAGGTAATGGTAAAAAAGCTAGAAGCAAACAAAACTGAGAACCTCTTGGGGTGTTGGCAAGAAAGCAATGGGAACTTATCTGAGTCATTTTATCAAACATATCTCCAAGATTCTTCCAAAATGTACTCCGAACAGTCCTATAATATGTTCATGGGAGGTAACCAGTTTAATAGCATTAATATGGGTTCAGATGATAACACGGACGAGGTTGATGCTATAACCAGTGATTCCTCAGAACCTGACTTGCTGTGGCAATTTAATCATTCTAAGCTTAGTAGTTTGACCAATGGAATTGGAACAAAGGCTATGAGATCTGTCTCAAAGGCAACAAAAAGCCCAGAATTGAG CAAGAGTTTTGTTCATTCTTCTCTTGGTCCTTCACCTTCGTTGAAACAATCAAAAGTTGTCTCACATAGGACAGGAAGGAGTCCAGCTCCTGTTGACATGAAACGTAAAATTGGTAGAAAGTAA
- the LOC11430697 gene encoding kinesin-like protein KIN-14I isoform X1 yields MASSEASFSFSVASVVEDVLQQHGHRLQDLDLESRKAQQAASRRYEAAGWLRKMVGVVAAKDLPAEPSEEEFRLGLRSGIILCNVINKFQSGAVPKVVESPVDSALIPDGAPLSAYQYFENVRNFLVAVQEIGLPTFEASDLEQGGKSSRIVNCVLALKSYGEWKQNGANGVWKFGGNLKPTISAKSLVRKNSEPFTNSLSRTSSINEKTLATLNSDVESNKMSSSHSLSMLVRSILSDKNQDEIPMLVESVLNKVVEEFEHRIASQGEQTKVTLRDHVSERNGSAPKFMVADKKVENKIHMVAKKEDHIEKNRVAAEELQSQHLKQQMLFDQQQRDIQELKLTLHTTKAGMQFMQMKFRDEFTNLGTHIRGLAHAASGYHRVLEENRKLYNEVQDLKGSIRVYCRVRPFFPGQRNQFSAVENIEDETITVSIPSRNGKGQRSFNFNKVFGSSATQAEVFLDMQPLIRSVLDGYNVCIFAYGQTGSGKTYTMTGPKEITEKSQGVNYRALSDLFMIADQRKDTFHYDVYVQMIEIYNEQVRDLLVTDGTNRRLEIRSSSHKGLSVPDASLVSVSSTFDVIDLMNLGHRNRAVGATALNDRSSRSHSCLTVHVQGRDLTSGATTRGCMHLVDLAGSERVDKSEATGDRLKEAQHINKSLSALGDVIASLAHKNSHVPYRNSKLTQLLQDSLGGQAKTLMFVHISPESDAIGETISTLKFAERVATVELGAARVNKDGANVKELKEQIASLKAALARKEGEPEHSFSGSSEKYRTKASEPSPYHINQRVADTGDQLGCRRPMVEVGNIELQSKTVLRQKTQSFDFDEISANSPPWPPVNSLGQDNGEDEKETGSGEWVDKVMVKKLEANKTENLLGCWQESNGNLSESFYQTYLQDSSKMYSEQSYNMFMGGNQFNSINMGSDDNTDEVDAITSDSSEPDLLWQFNHSKLSSLTNGIGTKAMRSVSKATKSPELSKSFVHSSLGPSPSLKQSKVVSHRTGRSPAPVDMKRKIGRK; encoded by the exons ATGGCATCATCAGAGGCATCGTTTTCCTTTTCAGTTGCGTCTGTTGTTGAAGATGTGCTTCAACAACACGGTCATCGTCTCCAAGATCTTGATTTAGAATCTAGAAAAGCACAACAAGCTG CATCTAGAAGATATGAAGCGGCAGGGTGGTTGAGAAAAATGGTCGGAGTTGTTGCCGCGAAAGATTTACCAGCAGAGCCATCTGAGGAAGAGTTTAGGCTTGGTTTGAGAAGTGGGATTATTCTTTGTAATgttattaataaatttcaaTCTGGAGCTGTTCCTAAG gtTGTGGAGAGTCCTGTTGATTCTGCACTGATCCCTGATGGAGCCCCATTATCAGCATATCAGTATTTTGAAAATGTGAGGAATTTTCTGGTGGCTGTACAAGAAATTGGACTTCCTACTTTTGAGGCATCTGATCTGGAACAA GGAGGAAAATCATCCAGGATTGTGAACTGCGTCTTGGCCCTTAAATCCTATGGTGAATGGAAACAAAATGGGGCAAATGGTGTGTGGAAATTTGGTGGAAATCTCAAACCTACCATCTCTGCAAAATCTCTTGTGAGAAAAAACTCAGAACCATTTACTAATTCCTTGTCAAGGACCTcatcaatcaatgaaaaaacTCTGGCTACTCTTAATTCTGATGTTGAGTCTAATAAAATG TCTAGTTCCCATTCTTTGAGCATGCTTGTTCGTTCTATTCTGTCAGATAAGAACCAAGATGAAATTCCAATG TTGGTTGAATCCGTTTTGAATAAGGTTGTAGAAGAGTTTGAACATCGTATCGCAAGCCAAGGCGAACAG ACAAAAGTTACTTTAAGAGATCATGTTTCTGAAAGAAACGGATCTGCACCAAAGTTTATGGTGGCAGATAAAAAG GTGGAGAACAAGATTCATATGGTAGCAAAGAAAGAGGATCACATTGAAAAGAATCGTGTGGCTGCTGAGGAATTGCAAAGCCAACACCTGAAGCAACAAATGCTCTTTGACCAACAACAAAGAGACATTCAA GAGCTAAAGCTTACTCTTCACACCACAAAAGCTGGAATGCAGTTCATGCAAATGAAATTTCGTGACGAGTTTACCAATCTTG GAACGCACATTCGTGGCTTAGCTCACGCTGCTTCTGGATATCATAGAGTTCTTGAAGAAAATCGTAAACTATACAATGAAGTTCAAGATCTTAAGG GAAGTATTAGGGTATACTGTCGAGTAAGACCCTTCTTTCCCGGACAACGAAACCAATTTAGCGCAGTAGAAAATATAGAAGATGAAACTATCACAGTTAGTATTCCGTCAAGGAATGGGAAGGGACAAAGATCCTTCAACTTTAACAAAGTCTTTGGATCATCTGCTACCCAAG CGGAGGTCTTCCTTGATATGCAACCACTTATTAGATCTGTTCTTGATGGCTATAATGTTTGCATATTTGCATATGGCCAAACAGGATCTGGAAAAACTTACACGATG ACTGGACCGAAAGAAATCACAGAGAAAAGCCAAGGTGTAAATTATAGGGCTCTAAGTGATTTGTTTATGATAGCAGATCAAAGAAAGGACACTTTCCACTATGATGTTTATGTTCAAATGATTGAGATTTATAATGAGCAAGTCAGGGATCTATTGGTCACTGATGGAACAAACAGAAG ATTAGAAATTCGTAGTAGCTCTCACAAAGGGCTCAGTGTGCCAGATGCAAGCCTTGTCTCTGTGTCATCAACCTTTGATGTTATCGACCTAATGAACCTTGGGCACAGGAACCGTGCAGTTGGAGCAACCGCCCTTAACGACCGCAGTAGTCGATCTCATAG TTGCTTGACTGTTCATGTTCAAGGAAGAGATTTGACATCTGGAGCTACCACCCGCGGATGCATGCATTTGGTTGACTTAGCAGGAAGTGAGAGGGTAGATAAGTCTGAGGCCACCGGAGATAGACTGAAAGAGGCACAACATATTAACAAATCTCTATCAGCTTTGGGTGATGTCATTGCGTCCCTTGCTCATAAAAACTCACACGTACCTTATAGAAATAGTAAGCTCACACAATTGCTCCAAGATTCACTAG GAGGACAGGCTAAGACACTGATGTTTGTTCACATAAGTCCAGAAAGTGATGCAATTGGAGAAACAATTAGCACTTTAAAATTTGCAGAAAGAGTTGCTACAGTTGAACTTGGTGCTGCTCGAGTAAACAAAGATGGTGCCAATGTTAAAGAGCTCAAAGAACAG ATTGCCAGTCTTAAGGCAGCATTGGCAAGAAAAGAAGGGGAACCGGAACATTCTTTTTCCGGAAGCTCTGAAAAATATAGGACAAAGGCTAGTGAGCCATCTCCTTATCACATAAACCAGCGAGTTGCAGACACTGGTGATCAGCTTGGATGCCGGCGACCAATGGTTGAAGTTGGCAACATTGAG CTTCAGAGTAAAACCGTATTGAGGCAGAAAACTCAAAGCTTTGATTTTGATGAGATATCAGCAAATTCACCACCATGGCCTCCAGTGAATAGTCTTGGACAAGACAACGGGGAGGATGAAAAAGAAACAGGTTCAGGAGAATGGGTTGATAAGGTAATGGTAAAAAAGCTAGAAGCAAACAAAACTGAGAACCTCTTGGGGTGTTGGCAAGAAAGCAATGGGAACTTATCTGAGTCATTTTATCAAACATATCTCCAAGATTCTTCCAAAATGTACTCCGAACAGTCCTATAATATGTTCATGGGAGGTAACCAGTTTAATAGCATTAATATGGGTTCAGATGATAACACGGACGAGGTTGATGCTATAACCAGTGATTCCTCAGAACCTGACTTGCTGTGGCAATTTAATCATTCTAAGCTTAGTAGTTTGACCAATGGAATTGGAACAAAGGCTATGAGATCTGTCTCAAAGGCAACAAAAAGCCCAGAATTGAG CAAGAGTTTTGTTCATTCTTCTCTTGGTCCTTCACCTTCGTTGAAACAATCAAAAGTTGTCTCACATAGGACAGGAAGGAGTCCAGCTCCTGTTGACATGAAACGTAAAATTGGTAGAAAGTAA